A single window of Rhodamnia argentea isolate NSW1041297 chromosome 5, ASM2092103v1, whole genome shotgun sequence DNA harbors:
- the LOC115751193 gene encoding pullulanase 1, chloroplastic isoform X4, translating into MSLLHRYPVPIPLSPTRHHKRLPCQRLHLFTTKSRPSFALPSLSTPLFRHPFRCSSMSVQEDTPTSQLQDSLLQSRAYWVNKSLIAWNVDIEDGSYFLYASKCASLAVTVDGIQGYDVKIKLKRAGGPLPANVLEKFPHIQDYGAFELPSALDAKTLLKCQLAIAIFRPDGRCCDATGLQLPGVLDELFAYAGPLGAVFSEEAISLYLWAPTAQIVRAFLYREPLGGDPFEIVPLEEVEGVWTAKGPKDWEGCYYVYEVCVYHWTTLQVEKCYANDPYSRGLSSDGWRTLLVNLNSEALKPEEWDKLADEKPHIKSFADISIYELHIRDFSANDGTVPPDVRGGYEAFTLQESAGVQHLKKLSDAGITHVHLLPTYQFAGVDDEKEKWKFVDVKKLEILPPDSDEQQFQITAIQNEDGYNWGYNPVLWGVPKGSYASNPNGPSRTLQFRKMVQALNKIGLRVVMDVVYNHLHASGPFDENSVLDKIVPGYYLRRNADGFIEHSTCINNTASEHFMVERLIVDDLLCWAVDYKVDGFRFDLMGHIMKRTMLKAKAALHGLSKERDGVDGSCVYIYGEGWDFGEVAKNGRGINACQFNLCGTGIGSFNDRVRDAILGGSPFGHPLQQGFATGLYLQGNGHDHGTQAKEKLMLALSKDHIQVGMAANLRDYVFTNHEGNEVKGSEVLTYDGSPVGYALCPTETVNYVSAHDNETLFDIVSLKTPMSISVDERCRMNHLATSTIALSQGVPFFHCGDELLRSKSLDRDSYNSGDWFNRLDFTYNDNNWGVGLPPKEKNEKNWPLIKPRLADPSFKPQRSNILAAVDNFLNLLRIRYSSPLFRLKTANAIQERVRFLNTGPSQIPGVIAMSMEDGHEGVPGLTQLDPIYSYIALVINSCPSEVSFASPALRAKALQLHPVQVMSTDEVVKTSSFEASSGCLTIPARTTSVFVEPRND; encoded by the exons ATGTCCTTGCTTCATCGCTACCCAGTTCCAATTCCGCTGTCACCGACTCGCCATCACAAGCGTCTTCCATGTCAAAGACTCCATCTTTTTACCACCAAGAGCAGACCCTCTTTCGCTCTCCCATCGCTTTCCACGCCCCTCTTCAGACACCCCTTTCGCTGCTCCTCCATGTCCGTTCAAGAAGACACTCCCACGTCTCAG TTGCAGGATAGCCTACTCCAGTCTAGGGCTTACTGGGTTAATAAATCTTTGATTGCTTGGAATGTGGACATTGAAGATGGTTCTTACTTCTTGTATGCCAGTAAATGCGCTTCATTAGCTGTTACAGTTGATGGCATTCAAG GTTATGATGTGAAGATAAAACTCAAAAGAGCTGGCGGTCCTCTTCCTGCAAAT GTACTTGAAAAATTTCCACATATTCAAGATTACGGAGCTTTTGAACTCCCTTCTGCTCTGGATGCTAAAACTCTCCTCAAATGCCAATTGGCTATTGCCATATTTAGAC CTGATGGAAGATGCTGCGATGCCACTGGTTTGCAGTTACCTGGTGTCCTTGATGAGTTATTTGCTTACGCCGGTCCTCTAGGAGCAGTTTTCTCAGAAGAAGCTATCTCTCTTTACCTTTGGGCTCCGACAGCTCAA ATAGTACGAGCTTTTCTTTATAGGGAACCATTGGGTGGGGATCCATTTGAAATTGTGCCCCTAGAGGAGGTTGAAGGTGTCTGGACTGCTAAAGGGCCCAAAGATTGGGAAGGATGCTACTATGTGTATGAAGTCTGCGTTTACCATTGGACCACCTTGCAAGTTGAAAAATGCTATGCAAATGATCCTTATTCCAGAGG TCTATCATCAGATGGTTGGCGGACATTACTGGTGAATCTCAATTCTGAAGCTCTAAAACCTGAAGAATGGGATAAATTGGCAGACGAGAAGCCTCACATTAAATCCTTTGCTGATATCAGTATTTATGAGTTGCACATAAGGGATTTCAG TGCCAATGACGGTACAGTCCCCCCTGACGTTCGTGGTGGTTATGAGGCGTTCACTTTGCAG GAGTCAGCTGGTGTGCAGCACTTAAAGAAGTTATCAGATGCTGGCATCACACATGTCCATCTCCTGCCGACCTACCAGTTTGCTGGTGTGGAcgacgagaaagagaaatggaaGTTTGTTG ATGTCAAGAAGCTGGAAATATTACCCCCTGACTCAGATGAGCAACAATTTCAGATCACAGCAATCCAAAATGAAGATGGCTATAATTGGGG GTACAATCCCGTTCTATGGGGTGTTCCAAAAGGAAGCTATGCCAGTAACCCCAATGGTCCCTCCCGTACGTTGCAGTTCAGAAAGATGGTTCAG GCACTCAACAAAATAGGCCTTCGAGTTGTAATGGATGTTGTCTACAATCATTTGCATGCAAGTGGACCATTTGATGAGAATTCTGTTCTTGATAAG attgtTCCAGGTTACTACCTGAGGAGGAATGCTGATGGTTTTATTGAGCATAGTACATGCATCAACAACACGGCCAGCGAGCATTTCATGGTGGAGAGGTTGATTGTTGACGATCTTCTATGCTGGGCAGTTGACTATAAG GTTGATGGGTTCCGCTTTGACCTCATGGGTCACATTATGAAACGGACAATG CTCAAGGCCAAAGCTGCACTCCATGGACTATCAAAAGAAAGGGATGGAGTTGACGGTTCTTGTGTATATAT ATACGGTGAAGGGTGGGACTTTGGTGAAGTTGCCAAAAATGGAAGGGGCATCAATgcttgtcaattcaatctttgtGGAACTGGAATTGGGAG CTTTAATGATCGAGTTCGAGATGCAATTCTTGGAGGATCTCCATTTGGTCATCCTCTTCAGCAAGGATTTGCAACTGGTCTATACCTGCAG GGTAATGGTCATGACCACGGTACACAAGCTAAAGAGAAGCTCATGCTTGCTTTGTCAAAGGATCATATCCAG GTTGGGATGGCAGCAAACTTGAGAGACTATGTCTTCACTAATCATGAAGGCAATGAG GTAAAAGGGTCTGAAGTTTTGACTTATGATGGAAGTCCCGTAGGATATGCTCTGTGCCCCACTGAAACA GTTAATTATGTCTCTGCTCATGACAATGAGACCCTATTTGACATTGTGAGCTTGAAG ACTCCTATGTCAATTTCTGTGGATGAAAGATGCAGGATGAATCATCTAGCAACTAGTACAATCGCACTTTCACAG GGTGTCCCGTTTTTCCATTGTGGTGATGAGTTACTACGATCCAAATCACTCGATCGTGATTCTTACAACTCTGGTGACTGGTTCAACAG ACTGGACTTCACTTACAATGATAATAATTGGGGTGTCGGTCTTCCCCCAAAAGAGAAGAATGAGAAAAACTGGCCTCT AATCAAACCAAGACTAGCAGATCCATCCTTCAAGCCTCAAAGGAGTAATATCCTTGCTGCTGTGgataatttcttgaatttattACGCATTAGATACTCTTCACCCCTTTTCCGTTTGAAGACTGCAAACGCTATCCAG GAACGCGTACGTTTTCTCAATACTGGTCCATCACAAATCCCTGGTGTCATAGCGATGAGCATGGAAGATGGCCATGAAGGTGTCCCAGGATTGACTCAACTAGACCCCAT CTATTCGTACATTGCCCTTGTTATCAATTCGTGCCCATCTGAGGTTTCATTTGCTAGCCCGGCATTGCGAGCAAAAGCCCTTCAACTGCATCCAGTACAG GTTATGTCAACTGATGAGGTAGTGAAGACCTCAAGCTTTGAGGCATCCTCGGGGTGCTTAACCATTCCTGCAAGGACCACATCTGTGTTCGTTGAGCCCAGAAATGATTGA
- the LOC115751193 gene encoding pullulanase 1, chloroplastic isoform X3, whose protein sequence is MSLLHRYPVPIPLSPTRHHKRLPCQRLHLFTTKSRPSFALPSLSTPLFRHPFRCSSMSVQEDTPTSQLQDSLLQSRAYWVNKSLIAWNVDIEDGSYFLYASKCASLAVTVDGIQGYDVKIKLKRAGGPLPANVLEKFPHIQDYGAFELPSALDAKTLLKCQLAIAIFRPDGRCCDATGLQLPGVLDELFAYAGPLGAVFSEEAISLYLWAPTAQIVRAFLYREPLGGDPFEIVPLEEVEGVWTAKGPKDWEGCYYVYEVCVYHWTTLQVEKCYANDPYSRGLSSDGWRTLLVNLNSEALKPEEWDKLADEKPHIKSFADISIYELHIRDFSANDGTVPPDVRGGYEAFTLQESAGVQHLKKLSDAGITHVHLLPTYQFAGVDDEKEKWKFVDVKKLEILPPDSDEQQFQITAIQNEDGYNWGYNPVLWGVPKGSYASNPNGPSRTLQFRKMVQALNKIGLRVVMDVVYNHLHASGPFDENSVLDKIVPGYYLRRNADGFIEHSTCINNTASEHFMVERLIVDDLLCWAVDYKVDGFRFDLMGHIMKRTMLKAKAALHGLSKERDGVDGSCVYIYGEGWDFGEVAKNGRGINACQFNLCGTGIGSFNDRVRDAILGGSPFGHPLQQGFATGLYLQQGNGHDHGTQAKEKLMLALSKDHIQVGMAANLRDYVFTNHEGNEVKGSEVLTYDGSPVGYALCPTETVNYVSAHDNETLFDIVSLKTPMSISVDERCRMNHLATSTIALSQGVPFFHCGDELLRSKSLDRDSYNSGDWFNRLDFTYNDNNWGVGLPPKEKNEKNWPLIKPRLADPSFKPQRSNILAAVDNFLNLLRIRYSSPLFRLKTANAIQERVRFLNTGPSQIPGVIAMSMEDGHEGVPGLTQLDPIYSYIALVINSCPSEVSFASPALRAKALQLHPVQVMSTDEVVKTSSFEASSGCLTIPARTTSVFVEPRND, encoded by the exons ATGTCCTTGCTTCATCGCTACCCAGTTCCAATTCCGCTGTCACCGACTCGCCATCACAAGCGTCTTCCATGTCAAAGACTCCATCTTTTTACCACCAAGAGCAGACCCTCTTTCGCTCTCCCATCGCTTTCCACGCCCCTCTTCAGACACCCCTTTCGCTGCTCCTCCATGTCCGTTCAAGAAGACACTCCCACGTCTCAG TTGCAGGATAGCCTACTCCAGTCTAGGGCTTACTGGGTTAATAAATCTTTGATTGCTTGGAATGTGGACATTGAAGATGGTTCTTACTTCTTGTATGCCAGTAAATGCGCTTCATTAGCTGTTACAGTTGATGGCATTCAAG GTTATGATGTGAAGATAAAACTCAAAAGAGCTGGCGGTCCTCTTCCTGCAAAT GTACTTGAAAAATTTCCACATATTCAAGATTACGGAGCTTTTGAACTCCCTTCTGCTCTGGATGCTAAAACTCTCCTCAAATGCCAATTGGCTATTGCCATATTTAGAC CTGATGGAAGATGCTGCGATGCCACTGGTTTGCAGTTACCTGGTGTCCTTGATGAGTTATTTGCTTACGCCGGTCCTCTAGGAGCAGTTTTCTCAGAAGAAGCTATCTCTCTTTACCTTTGGGCTCCGACAGCTCAA ATAGTACGAGCTTTTCTTTATAGGGAACCATTGGGTGGGGATCCATTTGAAATTGTGCCCCTAGAGGAGGTTGAAGGTGTCTGGACTGCTAAAGGGCCCAAAGATTGGGAAGGATGCTACTATGTGTATGAAGTCTGCGTTTACCATTGGACCACCTTGCAAGTTGAAAAATGCTATGCAAATGATCCTTATTCCAGAGG TCTATCATCAGATGGTTGGCGGACATTACTGGTGAATCTCAATTCTGAAGCTCTAAAACCTGAAGAATGGGATAAATTGGCAGACGAGAAGCCTCACATTAAATCCTTTGCTGATATCAGTATTTATGAGTTGCACATAAGGGATTTCAG TGCCAATGACGGTACAGTCCCCCCTGACGTTCGTGGTGGTTATGAGGCGTTCACTTTGCAG GAGTCAGCTGGTGTGCAGCACTTAAAGAAGTTATCAGATGCTGGCATCACACATGTCCATCTCCTGCCGACCTACCAGTTTGCTGGTGTGGAcgacgagaaagagaaatggaaGTTTGTTG ATGTCAAGAAGCTGGAAATATTACCCCCTGACTCAGATGAGCAACAATTTCAGATCACAGCAATCCAAAATGAAGATGGCTATAATTGGGG GTACAATCCCGTTCTATGGGGTGTTCCAAAAGGAAGCTATGCCAGTAACCCCAATGGTCCCTCCCGTACGTTGCAGTTCAGAAAGATGGTTCAG GCACTCAACAAAATAGGCCTTCGAGTTGTAATGGATGTTGTCTACAATCATTTGCATGCAAGTGGACCATTTGATGAGAATTCTGTTCTTGATAAG attgtTCCAGGTTACTACCTGAGGAGGAATGCTGATGGTTTTATTGAGCATAGTACATGCATCAACAACACGGCCAGCGAGCATTTCATGGTGGAGAGGTTGATTGTTGACGATCTTCTATGCTGGGCAGTTGACTATAAG GTTGATGGGTTCCGCTTTGACCTCATGGGTCACATTATGAAACGGACAATG CTCAAGGCCAAAGCTGCACTCCATGGACTATCAAAAGAAAGGGATGGAGTTGACGGTTCTTGTGTATATAT ATACGGTGAAGGGTGGGACTTTGGTGAAGTTGCCAAAAATGGAAGGGGCATCAATgcttgtcaattcaatctttgtGGAACTGGAATTGGGAG CTTTAATGATCGAGTTCGAGATGCAATTCTTGGAGGATCTCCATTTGGTCATCCTCTTCAGCAAGGATTTGCAACTGGTCTATACCTGCAG CAGGGTAATGGTCATGACCACGGTACACAAGCTAAAGAGAAGCTCATGCTTGCTTTGTCAAAGGATCATATCCAG GTTGGGATGGCAGCAAACTTGAGAGACTATGTCTTCACTAATCATGAAGGCAATGAG GTAAAAGGGTCTGAAGTTTTGACTTATGATGGAAGTCCCGTAGGATATGCTCTGTGCCCCACTGAAACA GTTAATTATGTCTCTGCTCATGACAATGAGACCCTATTTGACATTGTGAGCTTGAAG ACTCCTATGTCAATTTCTGTGGATGAAAGATGCAGGATGAATCATCTAGCAACTAGTACAATCGCACTTTCACAG GGTGTCCCGTTTTTCCATTGTGGTGATGAGTTACTACGATCCAAATCACTCGATCGTGATTCTTACAACTCTGGTGACTGGTTCAACAG ACTGGACTTCACTTACAATGATAATAATTGGGGTGTCGGTCTTCCCCCAAAAGAGAAGAATGAGAAAAACTGGCCTCT AATCAAACCAAGACTAGCAGATCCATCCTTCAAGCCTCAAAGGAGTAATATCCTTGCTGCTGTGgataatttcttgaatttattACGCATTAGATACTCTTCACCCCTTTTCCGTTTGAAGACTGCAAACGCTATCCAG GAACGCGTACGTTTTCTCAATACTGGTCCATCACAAATCCCTGGTGTCATAGCGATGAGCATGGAAGATGGCCATGAAGGTGTCCCAGGATTGACTCAACTAGACCCCAT CTATTCGTACATTGCCCTTGTTATCAATTCGTGCCCATCTGAGGTTTCATTTGCTAGCCCGGCATTGCGAGCAAAAGCCCTTCAACTGCATCCAGTACAG GTTATGTCAACTGATGAGGTAGTGAAGACCTCAAGCTTTGAGGCATCCTCGGGGTGCTTAACCATTCCTGCAAGGACCACATCTGTGTTCGTTGAGCCCAGAAATGATTGA
- the LOC115751193 gene encoding pullulanase 1, chloroplastic isoform X6: MYLKNFHIFKITELLNSLLLWMLKLSSNANWLLPYLDLPGVLDELFAYAGPLGAVFSEEAISLYLWAPTAQIVRAFLYREPLGGDPFEIVPLEEVEGVWTAKGPKDWEGCYYVYEVCVYHWTTLQVEKCYANDPYSRGLSSDGWRTLLVNLNSEALKPEEWDKLADEKPHIKSFADISIYELHIRDFSANDGTVPPDVRGGYEAFTLQESAGVQHLKKLSDAGITHVHLLPTYQFAGVDDEKEKWKFVDVKKLEILPPDSDEQQFQITAIQNEDGYNWGYNPVLWGVPKGSYASNPNGPSRTLQFRKMVQALNKIGLRVVMDVVYNHLHASGPFDENSVLDKIVPGYYLRRNADGFIEHSTCINNTASEHFMVERLIVDDLLCWAVDYKVDGFRFDLMGHIMKRTMLKAKAALHGLSKERDGVDGSCVYIYGEGWDFGEVAKNGRGINACQFNLCGTGIGSFNDRVRDAILGGSPFGHPLQQGFATGLYLQQGNGHDHGTQAKEKLMLALSKDHIQVGMAANLRDYVFTNHEGNEVKGSEVLTYDGSPVGYALCPTETVNYVSAHDNETLFDIVSLKTPMSISVDERCRMNHLATSTIALSQGVPFFHCGDELLRSKSLDRDSYNSGDWFNRLDFTYNDNNWGVGLPPKEKNEKNWPLIKPRLADPSFKPQRSNILAAVDNFLNLLRIRYSSPLFRLKTANAIQERVRFLNTGPSQIPGVIAMSMEDGHEGVPGLTQLDPIYSYIALVINSCPSEVSFASPALRAKALQLHPVQVMSTDEVVKTSSFEASSGCLTIPARTTSVFVEPRND; this comes from the exons AT GTACTTGAAAAATTTCCACATATTCAAGATTACGGAGCTTTTGAACTCCCTTCTGCTCTGGATGCTAAAACTCTCCTCAAATGCCAATTGGCTATTGCCATATTTAGAC TTACCTGGTGTCCTTGATGAGTTATTTGCTTACGCCGGTCCTCTAGGAGCAGTTTTCTCAGAAGAAGCTATCTCTCTTTACCTTTGGGCTCCGACAGCTCAA ATAGTACGAGCTTTTCTTTATAGGGAACCATTGGGTGGGGATCCATTTGAAATTGTGCCCCTAGAGGAGGTTGAAGGTGTCTGGACTGCTAAAGGGCCCAAAGATTGGGAAGGATGCTACTATGTGTATGAAGTCTGCGTTTACCATTGGACCACCTTGCAAGTTGAAAAATGCTATGCAAATGATCCTTATTCCAGAGG TCTATCATCAGATGGTTGGCGGACATTACTGGTGAATCTCAATTCTGAAGCTCTAAAACCTGAAGAATGGGATAAATTGGCAGACGAGAAGCCTCACATTAAATCCTTTGCTGATATCAGTATTTATGAGTTGCACATAAGGGATTTCAG TGCCAATGACGGTACAGTCCCCCCTGACGTTCGTGGTGGTTATGAGGCGTTCACTTTGCAG GAGTCAGCTGGTGTGCAGCACTTAAAGAAGTTATCAGATGCTGGCATCACACATGTCCATCTCCTGCCGACCTACCAGTTTGCTGGTGTGGAcgacgagaaagagaaatggaaGTTTGTTG ATGTCAAGAAGCTGGAAATATTACCCCCTGACTCAGATGAGCAACAATTTCAGATCACAGCAATCCAAAATGAAGATGGCTATAATTGGGG GTACAATCCCGTTCTATGGGGTGTTCCAAAAGGAAGCTATGCCAGTAACCCCAATGGTCCCTCCCGTACGTTGCAGTTCAGAAAGATGGTTCAG GCACTCAACAAAATAGGCCTTCGAGTTGTAATGGATGTTGTCTACAATCATTTGCATGCAAGTGGACCATTTGATGAGAATTCTGTTCTTGATAAG attgtTCCAGGTTACTACCTGAGGAGGAATGCTGATGGTTTTATTGAGCATAGTACATGCATCAACAACACGGCCAGCGAGCATTTCATGGTGGAGAGGTTGATTGTTGACGATCTTCTATGCTGGGCAGTTGACTATAAG GTTGATGGGTTCCGCTTTGACCTCATGGGTCACATTATGAAACGGACAATG CTCAAGGCCAAAGCTGCACTCCATGGACTATCAAAAGAAAGGGATGGAGTTGACGGTTCTTGTGTATATAT ATACGGTGAAGGGTGGGACTTTGGTGAAGTTGCCAAAAATGGAAGGGGCATCAATgcttgtcaattcaatctttgtGGAACTGGAATTGGGAG CTTTAATGATCGAGTTCGAGATGCAATTCTTGGAGGATCTCCATTTGGTCATCCTCTTCAGCAAGGATTTGCAACTGGTCTATACCTGCAG CAGGGTAATGGTCATGACCACGGTACACAAGCTAAAGAGAAGCTCATGCTTGCTTTGTCAAAGGATCATATCCAG GTTGGGATGGCAGCAAACTTGAGAGACTATGTCTTCACTAATCATGAAGGCAATGAG GTAAAAGGGTCTGAAGTTTTGACTTATGATGGAAGTCCCGTAGGATATGCTCTGTGCCCCACTGAAACA GTTAATTATGTCTCTGCTCATGACAATGAGACCCTATTTGACATTGTGAGCTTGAAG ACTCCTATGTCAATTTCTGTGGATGAAAGATGCAGGATGAATCATCTAGCAACTAGTACAATCGCACTTTCACAG GGTGTCCCGTTTTTCCATTGTGGTGATGAGTTACTACGATCCAAATCACTCGATCGTGATTCTTACAACTCTGGTGACTGGTTCAACAG ACTGGACTTCACTTACAATGATAATAATTGGGGTGTCGGTCTTCCCCCAAAAGAGAAGAATGAGAAAAACTGGCCTCT AATCAAACCAAGACTAGCAGATCCATCCTTCAAGCCTCAAAGGAGTAATATCCTTGCTGCTGTGgataatttcttgaatttattACGCATTAGATACTCTTCACCCCTTTTCCGTTTGAAGACTGCAAACGCTATCCAG GAACGCGTACGTTTTCTCAATACTGGTCCATCACAAATCCCTGGTGTCATAGCGATGAGCATGGAAGATGGCCATGAAGGTGTCCCAGGATTGACTCAACTAGACCCCAT CTATTCGTACATTGCCCTTGTTATCAATTCGTGCCCATCTGAGGTTTCATTTGCTAGCCCGGCATTGCGAGCAAAAGCCCTTCAACTGCATCCAGTACAG GTTATGTCAACTGATGAGGTAGTGAAGACCTCAAGCTTTGAGGCATCCTCGGGGTGCTTAACCATTCCTGCAAGGACCACATCTGTGTTCGTTGAGCCCAGAAATGATTGA